In Candidatus Izemoplasmatales bacterium, one genomic interval encodes:
- a CDS encoding trypsin-like peptidase domain-containing protein, whose protein sequence is MKRILALLVAALSLSLFGCAGFYFPFPVRTTTATTAAITGEGTFTYLDGDYYAYPYYSSPNYHLNNVDAYNDVLLATRNHIRRVNVQVHSTVYRIGQIFPGITQTLVEASSSGSGVVFLDRDGYYYVLTNHHVIDDLGYTASYEIIAFGDDEAQPAELVCQDADLDLAVLRFAKQNRTTVELIDWTTRLRTRLTPGELVLAVGNPLSVENNVTFGEFIALETIENAPYKVLYHSATIHEGSSGGALVDLDGNLLGINAWGSEDSDEESFAIPVQVVYVFLANNGLAD, encoded by the coding sequence ATGAAACGGATCCTGGCGCTTCTCGTCGCAGCCCTTTCGCTGTCGCTTTTCGGCTGCGCCGGCTTCTACTTCCCCTTCCCCGTCCGCACCACCACCGCGACGACCGCGGCGATCACCGGAGAAGGCACCTTCACCTACCTCGACGGGGACTACTACGCCTACCCGTACTACAGCTCGCCCAACTACCACCTGAACAACGTCGACGCGTACAACGACGTCCTCCTCGCCACCCGCAACCACATCCGTCGGGTCAACGTCCAGGTCCATTCGACCGTCTACCGCATCGGTCAGATCTTCCCCGGCATCACCCAGACGCTCGTCGAGGCGTCCTCCTCCGGATCCGGAGTCGTCTTCCTTGATCGCGATGGCTACTACTACGTTCTGACCAACCATCACGTGATCGACGACCTCGGCTATACCGCCTCGTACGAGATCATCGCCTTCGGCGACGACGAAGCCCAACCGGCCGAACTCGTCTGTCAGGACGCCGATCTCGACCTCGCCGTCCTCCGCTTTGCGAAGCAGAACCGGACGACGGTCGAACTCATCGACTGGACGACGCGGCTGCGCACGCGGCTGACTCCCGGGGAACTCGTGCTCGCCGTCGGAAATCCGCTTTCGGTCGAGAACAACGTCACCTTCGGCGAGTTCATCGCCCTCGAGACGATCGAGAACGCCCCCTACAAGGTGCTCTACCACAGCGCCACGATCCACGAGGGTTCTTCGGGCGGCGCGCTCGTCGACCTCGACGGGAACCTCCTCGGCATCAACGCCTGGGGATCCGAGGATTCGGACGAGGAATCGTTCGCGATCCCGGTCCAGGTCGTCTACGTCTTCCTCGCGAACAACGGCCTGGCCGATTGA
- a CDS encoding BadF/BadG/BcrA/BcrD ATPase family protein, whose translation METRHFLGFDGGGTKTHACLMDEHGAIVAQAFGPASSIDTVPLETSLTSLMTTYEALPVKRPLSAVFAGLGGIAGEHDRTRYVASLKTLPFVPGDAVLGAENDVVNALASGNGTLEGMALIIGTGSVCFGMKEGRSWRTGGYHFKEGDAGSGFDLGFMALKHYARVLDGRHPDTVFGEALRGALGIHDFARLVKYFDQINRTEVAKLAPIVTAFATVDQYAYKIVVDAADEIRLLVQTVYEKLGFTDCDLTVVGGLGNADTIYRDLFLGNIRKVSPSIRIIRPLYDPAHAAAMIARSLFDDAGGRHDR comes from the coding sequence ATGGAAACCAGACATTTCCTCGGATTCGACGGCGGCGGCACGAAGACGCATGCCTGCCTCATGGACGAACACGGCGCGATCGTGGCGCAGGCCTTCGGACCTGCCTCGTCGATCGACACCGTACCGCTCGAGACGTCGCTCACGAGCCTGATGACGACCTATGAAGCGCTCCCGGTCAAGCGTCCGCTTTCGGCCGTCTTCGCCGGACTCGGCGGCATCGCCGGCGAGCACGACAGAACCCGCTACGTCGCTTCCCTCAAGACCCTTCCGTTCGTTCCCGGGGACGCCGTCCTCGGCGCCGAGAACGACGTCGTCAACGCCCTCGCGAGCGGCAACGGCACGCTCGAGGGGATGGCCCTCATTATCGGTACCGGATCTGTCTGCTTCGGCATGAAGGAAGGCAGAAGCTGGCGCACCGGCGGCTACCATTTCAAGGAAGGCGACGCCGGCAGCGGCTTCGACCTCGGGTTCATGGCGCTCAAGCACTACGCCCGCGTCCTCGACGGCCGCCATCCCGACACCGTCTTCGGCGAAGCCCTCAGGGGCGCGCTCGGCATCCACGACTTCGCCAGGCTCGTCAAGTACTTCGACCAGATCAACCGCACCGAGGTCGCGAAGCTCGCGCCGATCGTCACGGCGTTCGCGACCGTCGACCAGTACGCCTACAAGATCGTCGTCGACGCCGCCGACGAGATCCGCCTGCTCGTCCAGACGGTCTACGAGAAGCTCGGCTTCACCGACTGCGACCTCACCGTCGTCGGCGGTCTCGGCAACGCCGACACCATCTACCGCGACCTGTTCCTCGGAAACATCCGCAAAGTCTCGCCCTCGATCCGCATCATCCGTCCCCTGTACGATCCGGCGCACGCCGCCGCGATGATCGCCCGGAGCCTCTTCGACGACGCGGGCGGGAGGCACGACCGATGA
- a CDS encoding glycoside hydrolase family 2 TIM barrel-domain containing protein: MRKNIPLNFDWLFAPVFEEGYPTAAALPEGMTSVSIPHTVKELPLNDFDERDYQFVSSYVRDFETPATDEGDRTFIRFGAVMTVAEVWMNGTFVGRHEGGFTPFAFDVTDLLKKDGTNRLFVKVDSREIKDVPPFGNVVDYLCYGGIYREVELQVRPKRHLERLFVRTSEAPSLALEDMILDVRGTLSEESAGALSAVVSIRRDAVEAFRFDIVPQIDGRTFDVQYECHGVERWNLESPVLYDIEVAVLLDGVEFDREVVRFGFRTAQFTHEGFVLNNRKIKLVGLNRHQSYPYVGYAMPKRIQAKDAEILKNELGVNLVRTSHYMQSDHFIDRCDELGLLVFEEIPGWQYIGDEHFKQLSCENLEAMIRAHANHPSIVLWGVRINESPDDHDFYEKTNEIAHALDDSRQTGGVRNFRGSELLEDVYTYNDFSHVGDNPGLIRPRKAAKAEVPYLVTEHNGHIFPTKKYDHEAKRVEHALRHMRVIDASFAREDACGAIGWCMNDYNTHVDFGSGDRICYHGVMDMFRLPKYAAAAYASQRQDRPMLVVASTMAMGDHALSRIPPTVVFTNCDYVKVYKNDTYIDTFYSAWKDYPNAPYAPVVVDDYYGDQIEKNEDYPKRTARMVKKVLVAFGRHGMDLPLSDKLRALWLMTVKGFTFAEAERLYGKYIGDWGKEGAKYVYEGYRDDKPVVAVTKGAHRSMVLSAVADDSVLVHGDTYDATRIVVRMTDERGNELPYAFDAFTVETTPGLAVIGPRVQSLLGGSVGVYVKTTGIRGQQTVTIRPEGRPALEVAIRID, encoded by the coding sequence ATGAGAAAGAACATTCCCCTGAACTTCGACTGGCTCTTCGCACCCGTTTTCGAAGAAGGCTACCCGACCGCAGCCGCGCTGCCGGAGGGAATGACCTCCGTGTCGATCCCGCACACGGTGAAGGAACTGCCGCTGAACGACTTCGACGAGCGCGACTACCAGTTCGTCTCCTCCTACGTGCGCGATTTCGAGACTCCCGCGACCGATGAAGGCGACCGCACCTTCATCCGTTTCGGCGCCGTCATGACCGTCGCCGAGGTCTGGATGAACGGCACCTTCGTCGGCAGGCACGAGGGCGGCTTCACCCCGTTTGCGTTCGACGTCACCGACCTCTTGAAGAAGGACGGGACCAACCGCCTGTTCGTCAAGGTCGATTCCCGCGAAATCAAGGACGTCCCGCCCTTCGGGAACGTCGTCGACTACCTCTGCTACGGCGGGATCTACCGCGAGGTTGAACTCCAGGTGCGTCCGAAACGACACCTCGAGCGTCTGTTCGTCCGAACCTCCGAAGCGCCGAGCCTGGCGCTCGAGGACATGATCCTCGACGTCCGCGGAACCCTCTCCGAAGAATCCGCCGGCGCGCTCTCGGCGGTCGTTTCGATCCGTCGCGACGCCGTCGAGGCGTTCCGGTTCGACATCGTGCCGCAGATCGACGGCCGGACCTTCGATGTGCAATACGAGTGCCACGGGGTCGAACGCTGGAACCTCGAATCGCCGGTCCTCTACGACATCGAGGTCGCCGTCCTGCTGGATGGCGTCGAGTTCGACCGCGAGGTCGTGCGCTTCGGCTTCCGCACCGCCCAGTTCACCCACGAGGGCTTCGTCCTGAACAACCGCAAGATCAAGCTCGTCGGTCTCAACCGCCACCAGAGCTATCCCTACGTCGGCTACGCGATGCCGAAGCGGATCCAGGCGAAGGACGCCGAAATCCTCAAGAACGAACTCGGGGTGAATCTCGTCCGTACCTCGCACTACATGCAGAGCGACCACTTCATCGACCGCTGCGACGAACTCGGCCTGCTCGTCTTCGAGGAGATCCCCGGCTGGCAGTACATCGGCGACGAGCACTTCAAGCAGCTGTCCTGCGAGAACCTGGAGGCGATGATCAGGGCCCACGCGAACCATCCGTCGATCGTGCTCTGGGGCGTCCGCATCAACGAATCCCCCGACGACCACGACTTCTACGAGAAGACCAACGAGATCGCCCACGCCCTCGACGATTCCCGCCAGACCGGCGGCGTCCGCAACTTCAGGGGCAGCGAGCTGCTCGAGGACGTGTACACCTACAACGACTTCAGCCACGTCGGCGACAACCCCGGCCTGATAAGGCCGCGCAAGGCGGCGAAGGCCGAGGTTCCCTACCTCGTCACCGAGCACAACGGCCACATCTTCCCGACGAAGAAGTACGACCACGAGGCGAAGCGCGTCGAGCACGCGCTCCGGCACATGCGCGTGATCGACGCCAGTTTCGCCCGCGAGGACGCCTGCGGCGCGATCGGCTGGTGCATGAACGACTACAACACCCACGTCGACTTCGGTTCCGGCGACCGGATCTGCTACCACGGGGTGATGGACATGTTCCGCCTCCCGAAATACGCCGCGGCGGCCTACGCCTCGCAGCGGCAGGATCGCCCGATGCTCGTCGTCGCCTCGACGATGGCGATGGGCGACCACGCCCTCTCGCGGATCCCGCCGACCGTCGTCTTCACGAACTGCGACTACGTCAAGGTGTACAAGAACGACACCTACATCGACACCTTCTATTCCGCCTGGAAGGACTATCCGAACGCTCCCTACGCCCCGGTCGTCGTCGACGACTACTACGGCGACCAGATCGAGAAGAACGAGGACTATCCGAAGCGGACCGCGCGGATGGTGAAGAAGGTGCTCGTCGCCTTCGGCCGGCACGGCATGGACCTGCCGCTTTCCGACAAGCTCCGCGCCCTCTGGCTGATGACCGTCAAGGGCTTCACCTTCGCCGAGGCCGAACGCCTTTACGGCAAGTACATCGGCGACTGGGGGAAGGAAGGCGCGAAATACGTCTACGAGGGGTATCGGGACGACAAGCCGGTCGTCGCGGTCACGAAGGGCGCGCACCGGTCGATGGTCCTCTCGGCCGTCGCCGACGATTCCGTCCTGGTCCACGGCGACACCTACGACGCCACCCGGATCGTGGTCCGGATGACGGACGAGCGCGGAAACGAGCTCCCCTACGCCTTCGACGCGTTCACGGTGGAAACGACTCCGGGCCTCGCGGTGATCGGACCGAGGGTCCAGTCGCTGCTCGGCGGCTCCGTCGGCGTCTACGTGAAGACGACCGGGATCCGCGGGCAACAGACCGTCACGATCCGTCCCGAAGGGCGCCCCGCCCTGGAAGTCGCGATCCGAATCGACTGA
- a CDS encoding alpha-galactosidase — protein sequence MILFDEAKKTFHLFTANTSYVCRILPSGHLGHVYYGARLADPVDPAALEIAHRIEVGSQIVYDEADRSFNLNLARLEISSYGKGDYRDPMVHFQLSDGSRITDFKVVGHEILADKPSFPGLPETDAGDRGPIPTLRVEVFDPVAGLAIDLYYAVFEQADAIVRRIVVRNASSEPATIRKCLSAGVDFPAGDYELVTLDGAWIRERHVHDRTLRPGIVKIDSKRGVSSADHNPFVAVKRPYTTEDAGDCYGFALVYSGNFEATAEVNPHGLLRTMIGINSFDFEWRLEPGASFLTPEAVLTYSAEGMTRLSQNLHTVVNDHLVNPAWRKKERPILANNWEATFFDFNERRIMRLARLAKKAGVELFVLDDGWFGRRDDDTTSLGDWDADRRKLPGGVAGLAKRINRLGLSFGIWVEPEMVSPDSDLFRAHPDWAIRHPARPASLGRHQLVLDLTRPEVRDHLYAKLCALFDGANVAYCKWDMNRSLSDVFSGGLDASHQGEFWHRYVLGLYELLERLTSRYPGILFESCASGGNRFDLGMLRYMPQTWTSDDTDGIERLYIQYGTSMAYPPSTMGAHVSAVPNAQTIRSTPLETRFNTAIFGLLGYELDFTKLSRFDRAVIRRQIAFYKEHRRLLQFGRFYRLKSPFTGNDCLWMSVAEDGREAVVGLYQVLAKPNGPAERVPVAGLTEDAEYRIENRRQYFNLRTFGDLARHALPIRLPAKGVLFHLLANHYLMPAETEDLTVGGDVLKNLGFVPKQRFIGSGYNADVRLMGDFGSRVYHLKALERTTPR from the coding sequence ATGATCCTTTTCGACGAAGCGAAGAAGACGTTCCACCTCTTCACCGCGAATACCTCATACGTCTGCCGGATCCTGCCCTCGGGGCATCTCGGCCACGTCTACTACGGCGCCCGGCTCGCCGATCCCGTCGATCCCGCCGCGCTCGAGATCGCGCACAGGATCGAGGTCGGCTCGCAGATCGTCTACGACGAGGCGGACCGCTCCTTCAACCTCAACCTCGCCCGTCTGGAGATCAGTTCCTACGGCAAGGGAGACTATCGCGACCCGATGGTCCACTTCCAGCTTTCGGACGGATCCCGGATCACCGACTTCAAGGTCGTCGGTCACGAGATCCTGGCCGACAAGCCGTCGTTCCCGGGTCTTCCCGAGACCGACGCGGGCGACCGCGGACCGATCCCGACACTCAGGGTCGAGGTCTTCGATCCCGTCGCGGGACTGGCGATCGACCTCTACTACGCCGTCTTCGAACAGGCGGACGCGATCGTCCGCCGGATCGTCGTCCGGAACGCGTCGAGCGAGCCGGCGACGATCAGGAAGTGCCTGTCGGCGGGCGTCGACTTCCCCGCCGGCGACTACGAGCTCGTGACGCTCGACGGCGCCTGGATCCGCGAGCGGCACGTCCACGACCGGACGCTCCGCCCCGGCATCGTCAAGATCGATTCGAAGCGCGGCGTCTCCTCCGCCGACCACAATCCCTTCGTCGCCGTCAAGCGGCCGTACACGACCGAGGATGCGGGGGACTGTTACGGCTTCGCGCTCGTCTACAGCGGAAACTTCGAGGCGACCGCCGAGGTCAACCCGCACGGCCTCCTGCGGACGATGATCGGGATCAACTCCTTCGACTTCGAATGGCGGCTCGAGCCCGGAGCCTCGTTTCTGACGCCGGAGGCCGTCCTCACCTACTCCGCCGAAGGCATGACGCGGCTCTCGCAGAACCTCCATACGGTCGTGAACGACCATCTCGTCAACCCCGCCTGGCGGAAGAAGGAGCGGCCGATCCTCGCCAACAACTGGGAAGCCACCTTCTTCGACTTCAACGAACGCCGGATCATGAGACTCGCCCGCCTCGCCAAAAAGGCGGGCGTCGAACTCTTCGTGCTCGACGACGGCTGGTTCGGACGCCGCGACGACGACACCACCTCGCTCGGCGACTGGGACGCCGACCGCCGCAAGCTGCCCGGCGGCGTCGCCGGCCTCGCCAAGAGGATCAACCGCCTCGGCCTGTCCTTCGGGATCTGGGTCGAGCCGGAGATGGTGAGTCCCGATTCCGACCTCTTCCGCGCGCATCCCGACTGGGCGATCCGCCATCCCGCCCGCCCCGCTTCGCTCGGACGGCACCAGCTCGTCCTCGACCTGACCCGGCCCGAGGTCCGCGACCACCTCTACGCGAAGCTGTGCGCGCTCTTCGACGGGGCGAACGTCGCCTACTGCAAGTGGGACATGAACCGCAGCCTCTCCGACGTCTTCTCGGGCGGGCTCGACGCGTCGCACCAGGGCGAGTTCTGGCACCGCTACGTCCTCGGCCTGTACGAACTCCTCGAGCGTCTGACAAGCCGCTATCCGGGAATCCTCTTCGAATCGTGCGCCTCCGGCGGAAACCGCTTCGACCTCGGGATGCTAAGGTACATGCCGCAGACGTGGACCTCCGACGACACCGACGGGATCGAGCGGCTCTACATCCAGTACGGCACCTCGATGGCGTATCCGCCGTCGACGATGGGGGCGCATGTGAGCGCCGTCCCGAACGCCCAGACGATCCGCTCGACGCCGCTCGAAACCCGGTTCAACACGGCGATCTTCGGACTGCTCGGCTACGAACTCGACTTCACGAAGCTGTCGCGCTTCGACCGCGCCGTAATCCGGCGTCAGATCGCCTTCTACAAGGAGCACCGCCGTCTCCTCCAGTTCGGGCGCTTCTACCGCCTGAAGAGTCCCTTTACGGGCAACGACTGCCTCTGGATGAGCGTCGCGGAGGACGGCCGCGAAGCCGTCGTCGGCCTCTACCAGGTGCTCGCGAAGCCGAACGGACCGGCCGAACGCGTGCCCGTCGCCGGCCTCACCGAGGACGCGGAGTACCGGATCGAGAACCGCCGCCAGTATTTCAACCTGCGCACCTTCGGCGACCTCGCACGGCACGCGCTGCCGATCCGCCTGCCGGCGAAGGGCGTCCTCTTCCATCTCCTCGCGAACCACTACTTGATGCCCGCGGAGACGGAGGACCTGACCGTCGGGGGCGACGTCCTGAAAAACCTCGGTTTCGTTCCGAAGCAGCGCTTCATCGGTTCCGGCTACAACGCCGACGTCCGCCTGATGGGCGATTTCGGCTCCCGCGTCTACCACCTCAAGGCATTGGAAAGGACGACCCCACGATGA